One genomic window of Globicephala melas chromosome 8, mGloMel1.2, whole genome shotgun sequence includes the following:
- the LOC115841428 gene encoding LOW QUALITY PROTEIN: olfactory receptor 8B3-like (The sequence of the model RefSeq protein was modified relative to this genomic sequence to represent the inferred CDS: inserted 3 bases in 2 codons; deleted 1 base in 1 codon): MLARNDSLVPEFILAGLTDRPELQQPLSYLFLMIYIVTMVGNLGSIILIGLNSHLHTPVYYLVFNXSFIDLCCSSVFTPQMLMNFVFRKNIISYIGCVTQLFFFLFFVISECYMLTSMACDRYVAICTTMLYKVTISHKVCLVLSLAVYVMGFTGASAHTGCMLRRTFCNVNINHYLCDILPLLQVSCTSTYVSEVVVLIVVGINITVPSFTILVSYIFILTSILHIKSAQGRSKAFSMCSSHIIALSLFFGSAAFMYLKYSSPGSMEQGKVSSVFYTNVGSMLSPLIXSLRNKDVRVALRKSVFKIQRRNMF; encoded by the exons ATGCTGGCTAGAAATGACTCCTTAGTGCCTGAATTTATTCTTGCTGGATTAACAGACCGTCCAGAGCTCCAGCAGCCCCTCTCTTACCTGTTTCTAATGATCTACATTGTCACTATGGTGGGCAACCTGGGCTCGATCATTCTTATTGGTCTAAATTctcacctccacacccccgtgtaCTATTTAGTCTTCA CATCCTTCATTGATCTCTGTTGCTCCTCTGTTTTCACCCCCCAGATGCTGATGAACTTTGTATTCAGGAAGAATATCATCTCCTATATTGGGTGCGTGactcagctgtttttctttctcttttttgtcatCTCTGAGTGCTATATGTTGACCTCAATGGCCTGTGATCGTTATGTGGCCATCTGTACTACAATGCTATATAAGGTCACCATATCCCATAAGGTGTGTTTGGTGCTATCTTTGGCTGTGTATGTGATGGGGTTTACTGGAGCCTCTGCCCACACAGGGTGCATGCTTAGACGAACCTTCTGCAATGTTAATATCAACCATTACTTGTGTGACATCCTCCCACTCCTCCAAGTCTCTTGCACCAGCACTTATGTCAGTGAGGTGGTAGTTCTCATTGTTGTGGGTATTAATATCACAGTACCCAGTTTCACCATCCTAGTTTCTTACATCTTCATCCTTACTAGCATTCTTCATATCAAATCTGCTCAGGGAAGATCGAAAGCCTTCAGCATGTGTAGCTCCCACATCattgctctttctctt ttttttggctcagcAGCATTCATGTACCTTAAATATTCTTCTCCTGGATCTATGGAGCAGGGAaaagtttcttctgttttttataCTAATGTGGGATCCATGCTCAGTCCTCTGAT TAGTTTGAGGAACAAAGATGTCAGAGTTGCACTGAGAAAATCCGTGTTTAAAATCCAGAGGAGAAACATGTTCTAA